The Cytobacillus sp. NJ13 sequence TGTTAGAGAAGGAATTTAGACTTCACAAGTGGAATCTATTAATGTACTCCTGGTTTAGAGGCAGTGCATCTGGGTAAAAAGATTAGTATACAGACAACCGGAGGTGTAAGAATTGGAAATTATTTTATACTTAAGTGTAGCAGTCATTGCTATAGCATTTCTTGTTTTAGTCATTTATCTGGCGAAAACGTTAAAATCCTTACAGGGGACATTAGATAACGTATCACACACATTGGCAGGCCTTGAAAGGCAATTAGATGGTGTCACGAAGGAAACAACTGTCCTGCTGCATAAAACCAATTCACTGGCTACAGACATTCAGCAGAAATCTGAGAACCTGAACAGTGTCGTAACTGCGGTAAAAGAAGTTGGTGACTCTGTCCGCAAATTTAATGGATCCATTCAGAAAATCACATCTTCTGTAAACACACAGCTTGAACAGAATAAAGATAAAATCTCACAGGTGGTACAGTGGAGCAATGTTCTCCTGGAAATCAAAGA is a genomic window containing:
- a CDS encoding DUF948 domain-containing protein, whose amino-acid sequence is MEIILYLSVAVIAIAFLVLVIYLAKTLKSLQGTLDNVSHTLAGLERQLDGVTKETTVLLHKTNSLATDIQQKSENLNSVVTAVKEVGDSVRKFNGSIQKITSSVNTQLEQNKDKISQVVQWSNVLLEIKDKWKMRKEDPYQYNVSEKQMLPPERQRERARY